Proteins encoded by one window of Bradyrhizobium sp. B097:
- a CDS encoding cold-shock protein: protein MAMTGTVKFFNGERGYGFIKPDDGGRDVFVHITAVERAGLKDLTEGQRITFEVEPDKKGKGPKAVNLVVS, encoded by the coding sequence ATGGCCATGACTGGGACAGTCAAGTTCTTCAACGGAGAGCGTGGCTACGGCTTCATCAAGCCTGATGATGGCGGCCGCGATGTGTTCGTTCACATCACAGCTGTCGAGCGTGCAGGATTGAAGGACCTGACTGAAGGACAGCGCATTACGTTCGAGGTTGAACCCGACAAGAAGGGCAAGGGCCCGAAGGCGGTCAACCTGGTGGTTTCATGA